One stretch of Armigeres subalbatus isolate Guangzhou_Male chromosome 2, GZ_Asu_2, whole genome shotgun sequence DNA includes these proteins:
- the LOC134218420 gene encoding uncharacterized protein LOC134218420, whose translation MTTEPSLEFKLDEDFLFILNFARSSMHLFQHRPIEQGLIELWFEKLCLEIHRGIDAKRMRNLYLVKLVNCVQSGILADPFLTKPPTGSLEPLPQTIAPSNLDEPPWIKDFEAESSTLPTGSGTKDFCSYLCTKQLDDGKGLCAYLAVSVADEGEMPRWFEMGSGRPVLLSEMDEEIEAAFQDFMGHVEEAGILEESGGLSEFSEQLLDNIRRELAGQATAGEDVHLDNLLLELEAYMANKSLGRELETYNHEQRRAFLLGYLEKKLHLQMEERGYVH comes from the coding sequence ATGACGACAGAACCCTCTTTAGAATTCAAATTGGACGAAGATTTTCTCTTCATTCTTAATTTTGCCCGCAGCAGCATGCATTTGTTCCAACACAGACCCATTGAACAAGGGCTGATAGAGCTGTGGTTCGAGAAGTTGTGTCTTGAAATCCACCGCGGAATCGACGCCAAGCGAATGCGCAACCTCTATTTAGTCAAGTTGGTAAACTGTGTGCAGTCTGGGATCTTGGCCGATCCCTTTTTAACCAAGCCCCCGACAGGATCACTTGAGCCTTTGCCGCAAACGATCGCCCCGTCAAATCTAGATGAACCACCATGGATAAAAGACTTCGAGGCGGAATCCTCGACCTTGCCGACGGGAAGCGGAACGAAGGATTTCTGCAGCTATCTTTGCACAAAACAGTTGGATGACGGAAAAGGACTCTGTGCGTATCTGGCTGTATCCGTGGCAGACGAAGGGGAAATGCCCCGCTGGTTCGAAATGGGCTCGGGAAGGCCTGTGCTGTTGTCCGAGATGGATGAGGAAAtcgaagccgcctttcaagattTTATGGGACACGTAGAAGAGGCAGGGATATTGGAAGAGAGTGGCGGCCTCAGCGAATTCAGCGAGCAACTGCTGGACAACATTAGACGAGAATTAGCTGGACAAGCGACAGCCGGAGAAGATGTGCATCTGGACAATTTACTATTGGAGCTTGAGGCTTACATGGCTAACAAGTCATTGGGTCGAGAGTTGGAAACTTACAATCATGAGCAGCGGAGGGCGTTTCTGTTGGGCTACTTGGAGAAGAAACTGCATTTGCAGATGGAAGAGAGAGGATATGTTCACTGA
- the LOC134218419 gene encoding phospholipase ABHD3-like → MLSVLFLLVALLVCGYFLYYETKVIKRPLLAASSGPFRRYLCKHVPIVRSLYYPTWWCIEGRAQTLVARIVRAFLAPHVRYQREIFVLSDGGKVALDWFNRNRSHKRAPLVVILPGLLGDSNAEYVKYLVKSIISMGAQGVVLNNRGLAGVELSTPRLYSACSVDDLSEVLNNIRLLQAKVKIAAVGISMGGLILGNYLVRKTDESKAILTAAYTISLPWNMFKGSAISKHEILWHKKYDWNMDEVMNSRTIREFDANFTAKHSGFSNLFCYYSYATLHDKLFRVQVPLLCLNAADDPFQPLEAIPVVAASKSSHVAILVTARGGHIGFLDGMWPADAEPFMCRLFRQFATCALFDVDGEFRRTSLLMLNHLKKV, encoded by the exons ATGTTATCGGTTCTGTTCCTTCTCGTCGCTCTTTTAGTCTGTGGATACTTCCTGTACTACGAGACGAAAGTGATCAAGCGCCCCCTCTTGGCCGCTTCTAGTGGACCTTTCCGTCGATATCTTTGCAAACATGTCCCCATCGTTCGATCGTTGTATTATCCCACATGGTGGTGTATCGAAGGCAGAGCCCAAACGCTAGTCGCAAGGATCGTTCGCGCTTTCTTGGCTCCTCATGTCCGATATCAACGGGAGATTTTCGTGCTGTCGGATGGCGGAAAAGTTGCATTGGATTGGTTCAACAGAAATCGTAGCCACAAAAGGGCACCACTAGTTGTCATTCTTCCGGGATTGCTGGGTGATTCGAATGCTGAATACGTCAAATATCTGGTGAAAAGTATCATCAGTATGGGAGCACAGGGGGTAGTTCTCAACAACAGAGGTCTTGCAGGTGTTGAGCTAAGTACTCCGCGGTTATATTCCGCATGCAGCGTGGATGATTTATCGGAGGTACTCAATAACATCAGGTTGCTGCAAGCGAAAGTGAAGATTGCAGCTGTTGGCATATCTATGGGTGGGTTAATCCTGGGGAATTATCTCGTTCGAAAAACAGATGAATCCAAGGCAATACTGACCGCTGCATACACAATATCTCTGCCTTGGAATATGTTCAAGGGATCTGCGA TTAGCAAGCATGAAATCCTGTGGCACAAGAAATATGACTGGAATATGGATGAAGTTATGAACAGCCGAACCATTCGAGAATTCGATGCGAACTTCACTGCGAAGCACTCAGGATTCAGCAACTTATTCTGCTACTATTCATACGCTACTTTGCACGATAAACTTTTTCGGGTGCAAGTTCCCCTGCTGTGTCTCAATGCAGCGGATGATCCTTTTCAACCTCTGGAAGCTATTCCTGTAGTGGCAGCTTCCAAATCGTCTCATGTTGCTATACTCGTGACTGCTCGCGGAGGCCACATAGGCTTTCTGGATGGCATGTGGCCTGCTGATGCGGAACCCTTTATGTGTCGGCTGTTTCGCCAGTTCGCGACATGTGCATTATTCGATGTAGATGGTGAATTCCGTAGAACATCATTACTTATGTTAAAtcatttgaagaaagtttaa